In the Sporolituus thermophilus DSM 23256 genome, GCTGCTCCGGCATTATATAGCTCCTGCAGCACCTCTACCACGCCGGTAAAGGCCGTTGTTAACCTATCATGATGGGTTATATTATAGTCACGATAAGTTGCAATTAACTCCTCTACCTTATCTGGTCCCAAATGTTCCATGGCCGCTCGTAGCGTTTGGCCGAAAAAAGGGTGAACATCTGCCGGCGTAATGTCACGATTATAATGAACGCGAAAAGTATGCTGAAAAGATTTAACAATGAGTTCTGTGGTGTCTAGCAAAGTACCATCTAGATCAAATAGTATGCCTTTATATTTCAAGAAAACAACCTCCTCTTTTGCAACTTAAACACCTGTCATCCCGTATAAATTGTAAATAAGTAAAAAGGGCCCATTGGCCCTTAAGCTTTCGCGAACCATCAATAAAATCCTCCACATTTACAAATTTACGCCTACCAGTCCACCTAACGCACCCGCAGCAAGTCCGGCAAAAAATTTATTGGCCAGGACCAACCAGGAAAGCGGTTCCGGGGATAATTTTACACCGATGCCAACAGAAATTAGGACATAAAGCAAGCCGATTGCCATACCGATAATGAGCCCCATTGATTGCGCTTTTTGCGTTGCATAAGCGCTGCCGATAAAAATACTGGTGACAGTGATGCCAACCATCAGATATGAAAGGTAGTGTTCAACAAAAAAACTATCTGAGACAAGGCTGATCAGTGATAAAAAGAACGTGCAGATGAGGGAAACGACTAGACTAACCACCAATCCTTTTAATATCAAGATAATCGCTCCAGGTGCTTTTTGCGGCGGAGCGTTAAACCTTGAACGTCGCGATACTTTGGCCACAATTTTCCCTCCTTAGGGGTTTTAGTGTAAATTTATGCAGATTGCGGCCAAATATACCGGATTATAGCCCCCATTTTCGCAGTAAATCCATGATAGCATAATTGGTTAGGTCGAAATGGATAGGGGTTACGGAAATCTTTCCTTCTTTTACGGCAACAATGTCACTATCGGGATCGTTGGTGTTATCCACTAAATCACCGCCCATCCAGTAATATAATCTCCCGCGGGGATCAGCGCGGCGTTCAAAGGTATTTTGGTATTGTCTGACGCCTAGTTTCGTGACGGCTACGCCCCCTAGCCTATTCGGCGGTAAGGCTGGCACGTTAACATTTAACAGCGTATTAGGCGGTAATGTATTTTGCATCATAGTTAAAATCAGTTTCCGGGTGAACTCGGCGGCAGGCGTAAAATCAAAAGGTTGCCAGGTGTCCAGTGATACGGCCACCGCCGGAATACCGTGTAAGGCACCCTCAATCGCGGCGCTGACGGTACCAGAATACAACACATCAGTACCTAAATTGGGTCCATGATTAATGCCTGAGACTACAACATCAGGCGGCTCAGCCAGCAATGCTTCGATTGCCAACTTTACACAGTCGGTCGGCGTGCCACCAATGCGCCAAGCTGTTACCGAAGAATTTTCGATGTGGTACGGGTCTACTCTTATGGGATGGTGAACAGTAATTGCCTGACTTGTGGCGCTACGCTCACTGTCAGGTGCTACTACCGTAACTTGAGCGATAGCGGATAAAGATTGCCACAGGGCTTTGATGCCGGGCGCAAAAATACCATCATCATTGGTCAATAAAATATGCAAGCTCCTTATCCTCCCCAATAGTTAGTCTTCACGATAGGCGCCCGCTGAACGCGGTGAACATGCCTGCTTCATCCAATTCTTTTCGGCGACCGTCATTTCAACTTTCCAGTTATGGCCGTGCGGGCGAACACGCACCGTGATAATCGGGTATACGATGTGCTGCCTCAAATTCGGTAATGTCGTCAATTCAACCACCGAGGCCCCTCCCTATTAATAGTATGTTCACTACCGGATAAAACCACTAAATGCGAAAAAAGATGAGTTTGTATAAACTCATCTTTACATCGAACTACTTGACCGCCTGTTTGCTCAGTAAGTTTTCCTTGGGAAAATCACCTGGCTGAGTGAGAAGAATGTCATGATAGCTGAGGCTACGGGTATGTTGGGTATGGCTCCACTCACGGTCATTACGGTGTAAATAGCCCATAAATGTTATAGGTATCCAGCTATAAACAAAAACGGGATAAAGGATCAGATAGAGCCACGACTTCCAATGGGCTCGGATTTTCGCAAGTACAATAACTGGAAAAACATACTGACCAACTGCAATCACTGTCCATACTTCGACCGGTAGCACCATATACAAAATATTGGTATAAAAAGGAACGATGTGATAGATATAACTCAGCAAAACGAAAGTAGTTGATAAAATAAGGAAATGAGGCTGCAGCAGATGAAGAACACCATCAAGGATGCGGATATCGCGCCGTTTAAAACCCTCATAGAGCAGTCGCGGAATATAGCGGCCGGCAACATCGAAATGGCCTTGTGCCCACCGTTTACGCTGATGCCAAGACTGTTTAAATGTCAGCGGTTTTTCGTCATATACAATGGCATCATGCGCCCAAGTTGTACGAATACCCTTGAGCAGAACTTTCATGGTAAACTCCATGTCTTCGGTAAGACAAGTAGCTCCCCAACCAAATTTCTGCAAGACATCGGTCGCGATACACATGCCAGTGCCGCCAAGAACACTTGACAAACCTATATTATATTTGGCTAAATGCCAGATATGATTAACTACCCAGAACGATATGGCAAACGTTCCGGCAATCCAGGTATCGTGCGGATTTTTTGCGTCGAGGTACCCTTGAATTACCTTTTCTCCCTTGCATAGCCGGTTGTTCATTTCCAGTAGAAAATTAGGATGAACCAGATTATCGGCATCAAAAACAACTACAGCGTCATACTTTCGTTTCATCCTGAACAGTTTAGCAAACATCCACTCCATGGCATAACCTTTGCCCCGCTGTTCCAGGTTAAAACGTTCGTACACGATGGCTCCGGCATTACGGGCTATTTGGGCGGTACGGTCCTTACAGTTGTCAGCTACGACAAAAATATCGTAAAGTTCACGAGGGTATCGAAGCACTTGCAGGTTCTCTACAAGTTGACCGATAACCTGTTCTTCGTTGTGTGCGGCAATAATAATGGCAAAACTTTTTTCTGGGGTGGTAATTTTTTCTTCTTTTGGTCGCCAAATACCAAATATGGCAATAATAAAATAATACAACGTAAAAAATATAATAATAAGCTGCATTGGGATCATTATGTAATCAAAGATATAATTCATAGTTGTTCTCCTTTAAGTTCGCCTGAAAGCTATTCGATTAAATACAACTAAAATTTTACGTTCGAGGTCCCGCTTGTGTCAAGAAGTGAAAAGTCTTGTCTGGCGGCATAGCTTTTCGGCATATGGTCTACGGGTGAACTTTTGCCAACAAAATGTTTTTTTCCTTAGCTTAAAACGGTTTTTTTCGCCGGCAGTCTATCCAATAATATATCCCGCAAAAAAATAAGTATCCTCAGCATAGGGATACAGCAGAACAGGTCGTATAACTGAACCTATTGATTAGGTTTAGGCTTAGCCGCAAAGAAGCCAAAAATTGTATTTAAAATGCCGAATAAGGCGTAGGCAAAAAAGGGTACAAACAAAATAGCTTGTATACTTAGCGACAGGATATACCCTGCTACTACCAAAGTTAACAACGCAGGAATGGTCCTGACTGGTTCACCGTCTTTACCTTTAAAGTCTGGATAGCGAATAGTGCTAATCATAAGATAGGCAAATACGATAACCATCACCAAAAACAACCAACCGGCCGGTCGGACGCCGAGCATCACAAAAGTTGCGATAACACAACCGCCTGCCGGAATCGGCAAACCCATAAAATAACCCTTCACTTTAGTGGTGTTCACATTAAAGCGTGCGAGCCGGAGCGCGCCACAAGTAGCGAAAGCTGCTGCCGCCAGATACCCGGCAACCCCAATATCTTTTAGTATAAAGGCATATGCTAAGATCGCCGGTGCAACACCGAAGGAAACTAGATCACACAATGAGTCCAGTTCTTTGCCGAATTCGCTGCTGACTTTTAAATAACGGGCAACCCGTCCGTCCAAACCATCAGCAACCATTGCCGCGACAATAAGAAGCCCCGCCCGGCTAAAATCGCCATGAAACGTAGATATAATTGAAAAAATTCCCAAAACCAAATTCAATGCGGTTAATGCATTTGGAATAACGCTTCTCATTGCCTTAACCTCCCTATGATTGTCTCCCCGCCTTTTACCCGATCTCCTTTCTTCACCAGGATTTCTACCGACTTAGGTACTA is a window encoding:
- a CDS encoding TIGR04086 family membrane protein — translated: MAKVSRRSRFNAPPQKAPGAIILILKGLVVSLVVSLICTFFLSLISLVSDSFFVEHYLSYLMVGITVTSIFIGSAYATQKAQSMGLIIGMAIGLLYVLISVGIGVKLSPEPLSWLVLANKFFAGLAAGALGGLVGVNL
- the pssA gene encoding CDP-diacylglycerol--serine O-phosphatidyltransferase, with the translated sequence MRSVIPNALTALNLVLGIFSIISTFHGDFSRAGLLIVAAMVADGLDGRVARYLKVSSEFGKELDSLCDLVSFGVAPAILAYAFILKDIGVAGYLAAAAFATCGALRLARFNVNTTKVKGYFMGLPIPAGGCVIATFVMLGVRPAGWLFLVMVIVFAYLMISTIRYPDFKGKDGEPVRTIPALLTLVVAGYILSLSIQAILFVPFFAYALFGILNTIFGFFAAKPKPNQ
- a CDS encoding glycosyltransferase family 2 protein, whose product is MNYIFDYIMIPMQLIIIFFTLYYFIIAIFGIWRPKEEKITTPEKSFAIIIAAHNEEQVIGQLVENLQVLRYPRELYDIFVVADNCKDRTAQIARNAGAIVYERFNLEQRGKGYAMEWMFAKLFRMKRKYDAVVVFDADNLVHPNFLLEMNNRLCKGEKVIQGYLDAKNPHDTWIAGTFAISFWVVNHIWHLAKYNIGLSSVLGGTGMCIATDVLQKFGWGATCLTEDMEFTMKVLLKGIRTTWAHDAIVYDEKPLTFKQSWHQRKRWAQGHFDVAGRYIPRLLYEGFKRRDIRILDGVLHLLQPHFLILSTTFVLLSYIYHIVPFYTNILYMVLPVEVWTVIAVGQYVFPVIVLAKIRAHWKSWLYLILYPVFVYSWIPITFMGYLHRNDREWSHTQHTRSLSYHDILLTQPGDFPKENLLSKQAVK
- the surE gene encoding 5'/3'-nucleotidase SurE, encoding MHILLTNDDGIFAPGIKALWQSLSAIAQVTVVAPDSERSATSQAITVHHPIRVDPYHIENSSVTAWRIGGTPTDCVKLAIEALLAEPPDVVVSGINHGPNLGTDVLYSGTVSAAIEGALHGIPAVAVSLDTWQPFDFTPAAEFTRKLILTMMQNTLPPNTLLNVNVPALPPNRLGGVAVTKLGVRQYQNTFERRADPRGRLYYWMGGDLVDNTNDPDSDIVAVKEGKISVTPIHFDLTNYAIMDLLRKWGL